TAGGTTCCGTTCATGAGCACCGTGGCCGTCAGAACCACGGTCCTGCAGCGAGGCAGAATCTCTCCGGCCTGTGCGGCGGGCCGATCCCCTGGTATGGTCTTGAGCTCCAGAACATGAAGCTCGCCCGCTTCCTCACGAAGTCGTTCCACAAAAGGAAAATGTCCGATTACAGCCACCGGCTCATCCCGCCCGTGCTCAATGACCATGTCTAGGGCGGGCGTCTCCTGAAAGCAGTGCGGCGGAACCGGCAGCATCGCATTTAAGGCCGCTAGGCCGACAGAGGCCTCCAGGGGGAAGCTCGACTTAAGGTAGCCCGCCAGTTCCTGGGCGCTGAGGTCCTCCAGGGTTCCAACCTGGCTGACCAGGTTTTTTCGTCCGTGCTCGTGTGACGCCAGGGTGGAGGCCAGGCCGCACCGAGGGGGGGTCTGAGAAGTGCGGGGTTGAGCGCCGCCCAGACAAACTACGGTCAGAAAGGGGCCGATACGCACGCTTTCCACGGGTATAGGCTCTTGGGGAAGCCCTTTGAGCATCTCATCCAGAACAGGCAGTCGCCCGCTATTTTGATCCTTTCCAGCCCCTGCCATAATATTTTTCCCTCTTCTTTTAATGATTACCCTCCTTCATGGCAGCCT
The nucleotide sequence above comes from Deltaproteobacteria bacterium. Encoded proteins:
- a CDS encoding DUF364 domain-containing protein — encoded protein: MAGAGKDQNSGRLPVLDEMLKGLPQEPIPVESVRIGPFLTVVCLGGAQPRTSQTPPRCGLASTLASHEHGRKNLVSQVGTLEDLSAQELAGYLKSSFPLEASVGLAALNAMLPVPPHCFQETPALDMVIEHGRDEPVAVIGHFPFVERLREEAGELHVLELKTIPGDRPAAQAGEILPRCRTVVLTATVLMNGTYHDMLPLCRQPFTAMMGPSTPASPVLWRYGVDVLAGSTVVNPEECLKAVSQGAGYRDLKESVKKWTWKRKT